The proteins below come from a single Alkalispirillum mobile genomic window:
- a CDS encoding homoserine dehydrogenase → MKPVKVGLLGLGTVGSGTVNILERNSDEITRRAGREIQVVAAATRHLDRPRSCRTEGIRLTADPFQVVDDPETEIIVELIGGYEPALELVLRAIDNGKHVVTANKALIALHGNEIFARAREKGVTVVFEAAVAGGIPIIKAMREGLTGNRIQWLAGIINGTANYIFTEMFYAEREFGEVLAEAQRLGYAEADPTFDVEGIDAAHKLTILASIAFGIPLQFDKVHVEGIAHVTAEDVAWAEELGYRIKHLGICVHEENGYSLRVHPTLLPQRHMLANVDGVMNAVMVSGDAVGPTLYYGPGAGSEPTASAVVADLVDVVREFNLEPENRVPYLAFQSHFLSNDPVLDMGEVETAYYIRLMAQDEPGVLADVTRILGELGISIEAIMQKEPAPGAEDVPVIFLTHRVKEHRMNAAIEQIEGLPAVNGRLTRIRVERFDS, encoded by the coding sequence TTGAAACCGGTGAAAGTCGGGCTGCTAGGCCTGGGTACCGTGGGCAGCGGTACCGTCAATATCCTTGAGCGCAACAGCGATGAGATCACCCGCCGTGCCGGTCGTGAGATCCAGGTGGTTGCCGCGGCCACCCGCCACCTGGACCGGCCGCGCAGTTGTCGTACCGAGGGTATCCGCCTGACCGCCGACCCCTTCCAGGTGGTGGACGATCCGGAAACCGAGATCATCGTCGAGCTGATCGGTGGCTACGAGCCGGCCCTGGAGCTGGTATTACGGGCCATCGACAACGGCAAGCACGTGGTCACCGCCAATAAGGCGCTCATCGCCCTGCACGGCAATGAGATCTTCGCCCGTGCGCGGGAGAAGGGGGTCACGGTGGTCTTCGAGGCGGCCGTGGCCGGCGGGATCCCCATCATCAAAGCCATGCGCGAAGGGTTGACCGGTAACCGCATCCAGTGGCTGGCCGGGATCATCAACGGCACCGCTAACTACATCTTCACCGAGATGTTCTACGCCGAGCGCGAGTTCGGCGAGGTGCTGGCCGAGGCGCAGCGGCTGGGCTACGCGGAGGCCGACCCCACCTTCGACGTGGAGGGCATCGACGCGGCGCACAAGCTCACCATCCTGGCCTCCATCGCCTTCGGCATCCCGCTGCAGTTCGACAAGGTGCACGTGGAGGGGATCGCCCACGTGACCGCCGAGGACGTGGCCTGGGCCGAGGAACTCGGTTACCGCATCAAGCATCTGGGTATCTGCGTGCACGAGGAGAACGGCTACTCCCTGCGCGTGCACCCGACGCTGCTGCCCCAGCGCCACATGCTGGCCAACGTGGACGGGGTGATGAACGCGGTGATGGTCAGCGGCGATGCGGTGGGTCCGACCCTCTACTATGGCCCGGGCGCCGGCTCTGAGCCGACCGCCTCGGCGGTGGTCGCCGACCTGGTGGACGTGGTGCGCGAGTTCAACCTCGAGCCCGAGAACCGCGTGCCCTACCTGGCCTTCCAGTCCCACTTCCTGTCCAACGACCCGGTGCTGGACATGGGCGAGGTGGAGACGGCGTACTACATTCGCCTGATGGCCCAGGACGAGCCCGGCGTGCTGGCCGATGTCACGCGCATTCTGGGTGAGCTCGGCATCAGCATCGAGGCCATCATGCAGAAGGAGCCGGCGCCGGGTGCCGAGGACGTACCGGTTATCTTCCTGACCCACCGGGTCAAGGAACACCGCATGAACGCCGCCATCGAACAGATCGAGGGCCTGCCGGCCGTCAATGGGCGCCTGACGCGCATCCGCGTCGAGCGTTTTGATTCCTGA
- the alaC gene encoding alanine transaminase gives MSEEFPRIKRLPPYVFNIVNELKAAARARGEDIVDFGMGNPDQPTPQHIVDKLCEASQRGDTHRYSVSRGIPRLRRAICNWYRDRYDVDLDRETEAIVTIGSKEGLAHLALATLAPGDAVLVPNPAYPIHPYGVVIAGADIRHVPMQPEGDFFSELEKGIRDSYPKPKMLILSFPSNPTTTCVDLEFFEKVVAIARQHQIWVVHDLAYADLVYDGYEAPSILQVPGAKEVAVESFSLSKSYNMPGWRVGFMCGNRHLIAALARMKSYLDYGMFTPIQVAAIAALEGPQDCVKEIRETYQRRRDVLCEGLNAAGWEVEKPRATMFVWARIPERYRDMGSLEFAKKLLRDAKVAVSPGIGFGDYGDDYVRFGLIENEHRTRQAIRCIKQMFRTDGQHDHQQEGEVSS, from the coding sequence CTGAGCGAAGAGTTTCCCCGAATCAAGCGCCTGCCGCCGTATGTCTTCAATATTGTCAACGAGTTGAAGGCCGCCGCGCGGGCACGCGGGGAGGACATCGTAGACTTCGGGATGGGGAATCCGGACCAGCCCACGCCGCAGCATATCGTCGACAAGCTCTGCGAGGCGTCGCAGCGGGGGGACACCCACCGCTACTCCGTCTCCCGCGGCATCCCCCGGTTGCGTCGCGCCATCTGCAACTGGTATCGCGACCGGTACGACGTGGACCTCGATCGTGAGACCGAGGCCATTGTCACCATCGGCTCGAAGGAAGGCCTGGCGCACTTGGCGCTGGCCACACTGGCACCCGGTGACGCGGTGCTGGTGCCCAACCCGGCCTATCCCATTCATCCCTACGGGGTGGTGATCGCGGGCGCGGACATCCGCCACGTGCCGATGCAGCCCGAGGGCGATTTCTTCTCCGAACTGGAGAAAGGCATCCGGGACAGCTACCCGAAGCCCAAGATGCTTATCTTGAGCTTCCCGTCCAATCCCACCACCACCTGCGTGGACCTGGAGTTCTTCGAAAAGGTGGTGGCGATCGCCCGGCAGCATCAGATCTGGGTGGTACACGACCTGGCCTATGCCGATCTGGTCTATGACGGTTACGAGGCGCCGTCCATCCTGCAGGTGCCGGGTGCGAAGGAAGTGGCCGTGGAGTCCTTCTCTCTGTCCAAGAGCTACAACATGCCGGGCTGGCGGGTGGGCTTCATGTGCGGCAACCGCCACCTGATCGCTGCGCTGGCGCGGATGAAGTCCTACCTGGACTACGGCATGTTCACGCCGATCCAGGTGGCGGCCATTGCCGCCCTGGAGGGCCCGCAGGACTGCGTGAAAGAGATCCGCGAGACCTACCAGCGGCGGCGGGATGTGCTTTGCGAAGGGCTCAACGCCGCCGGCTGGGAGGTGGAGAAGCCCCGGGCCACTATGTTCGTCTGGGCGCGGATTCCCGAGCGGTACCGGGACATGGGCTCGCTGGAATTCGCCAAGAAGCTGCTGCGCGATGCGAAGGTTGCCGTCTCGCCCGGGATCGGCTTCGGTGATTACGGGGACGATTATGTCCGGTTTGGGCTGATCGAGAACGAGCACCGCACGCGCCAGGCCATACGCTGCATCAAGCAAATGTTCCGCACGGACGGTCAGCACGACCATCAACAGGAAGGGGAGGTGAGCTCTTGA
- a CDS encoding Mth938-like domain-containing protein, translated as MKISQDLGTASYRIRGYEPGEVRINQDAHQASLVLGLDALITDWGPGSLDELTAAHMETVLSLAPEVIILGTGETQRFPDREIMLPLLREGIGVEVMANDAACRTYNVLMSEDRRVALALIMER; from the coding sequence ATGAAGATCTCACAGGATCTGGGGACCGCCAGCTACCGGATACGGGGCTACGAACCCGGCGAAGTCCGGATCAACCAGGACGCCCACCAGGCGAGTCTGGTGCTCGGGCTCGATGCCCTGATCACCGATTGGGGGCCGGGCTCATTGGATGAGCTGACCGCGGCCCACATGGAGACCGTGCTAAGCCTCGCCCCGGAGGTGATCATCCTGGGCACCGGGGAGACACAGCGTTTCCCCGACCGCGAGATCATGCTCCCGCTGCTGCGCGAAGGTATCGGCGTCGAGGTAATGGCCAACGACGCCGCCTGCCGGACGTACAACGTGCTGATGAGCGAGGACCGCAGGGTGGCGCTGGCGCTGATCATGGAACGTTAG
- the rpoS gene encoding RNA polymerase sigma factor RpoS, whose amino-acid sequence MDSVEFEEGNNESVPLQLGAESVQEEQEEPEPLTPPTVKERAPRRRRAQTAYQASLDATQIYLNEIGYSPLLSAEEEVYYSRRAQRGDAAARARMIESNLRLVVKIARRYMNRGLAFLDLIEEGNLGLIRAVEKFDPERGFRFSTYATWWIRQTIERAIMNQTRTIRLPIHVIKEINQYLRAARKLTQQLDHEPTVEEIAEHMGRDVEDVRRMRGLNEGTTSVDVPIGRDADRVLLDAIPDENNVDPVSALQDGDVFGNLGAWLGELTDKQRAVVERRFGLNGHDRATLEQVGNEIGVTRERVRQIQIDALRRLREVMEREGFSQDAVFG is encoded by the coding sequence ATGGATTCAGTCGAGTTTGAAGAAGGCAACAACGAGAGCGTACCCCTGCAGTTAGGGGCGGAAAGCGTTCAGGAAGAACAAGAGGAGCCTGAGCCACTCACTCCCCCGACGGTCAAGGAGCGTGCGCCCCGGCGGCGTCGGGCCCAGACGGCATATCAGGCCTCGCTGGATGCCACGCAGATATATCTCAACGAGATCGGCTACTCCCCGCTGCTCAGCGCCGAGGAAGAGGTTTATTACTCCCGTCGAGCGCAGCGCGGTGACGCAGCCGCTCGGGCGCGGATGATCGAAAGCAACCTGCGCTTGGTGGTCAAGATTGCCCGTCGGTATATGAACCGGGGGCTGGCATTCCTGGATCTGATCGAGGAAGGCAATCTCGGCCTGATCCGGGCGGTGGAGAAGTTCGATCCGGAGCGTGGTTTCCGGTTCTCCACCTACGCCACCTGGTGGATCCGGCAGACTATCGAACGGGCCATCATGAACCAGACCCGGACCATCCGTCTGCCTATCCACGTCATCAAGGAGATCAACCAGTACCTGCGGGCAGCGCGCAAGCTAACCCAGCAGTTGGATCACGAGCCCACGGTGGAGGAGATCGCCGAGCACATGGGCCGTGACGTGGAGGACGTTCGCCGCATGCGCGGGCTGAACGAGGGCACGACATCGGTCGATGTGCCCATCGGTCGCGACGCGGACCGGGTCCTTCTGGATGCCATCCCCGACGAAAACAACGTTGACCCGGTGTCGGCGCTTCAGGACGGCGATGTGTTCGGTAACCTCGGGGCGTGGCTGGGCGAGCTGACCGACAAGCAACGGGCGGTGGTGGAACGGCGCTTCGGCCTCAACGGCCACGATCGGGCCACCCTGGAGCAGGTCGGTAACGAGATCGGGGTGACCCGGGAGCGGGTCCGACAGATCCAGATCGACGCCCTGCGGCGCTTGCGTGAGGTGATGGAGCGGGAGGGCTTCTCCCAGGACGCGGTCTTCGGCTAA